The DNA sequence AACCCATAGAATTTACTAAATAAATCTCCATAACTATCTGCTAAACTAAAGTTTCTAACACTTATATATCCTAATAATAAAGATAATATCCAAAATACCATTAATCCTTTTTTCTTTATTATTTTTTTTAATTCTGAGTTTATAATATTATTCATTTTTATACCTCCCTAGCATCTTCTAAGTCAAAATAAAACATATAAACATCTTCAAATCTAGGCTCTATACTCTTAGCTTTAAAATCTGTTATTTCAATTTCACTTATAACTCTAAGTTCTATATCACTTATTCCACGTTGTATGTTAACTACTTTATATTTATTTTGTATCTTATAAACTTCATCTTCACTTTCAACTGTTATACTATAAACCTTACCTCTCATATCATCTAATATTTCTTTATGTGTTCCTTGAAGTAAAACTTTACCATCCTTAATCATAATAGTTTCTTTAGCAACCGATTCTATATCCGAAATTATATGAGTTGATAAAATTACTATTGTCTCCTTACCTATCTGAGATAATAAATTTCTAAATCTAGCTCTTTCTTGAGGGTCAAGCCCTGCTGTTGGCTCATCTAGTATAAGTACTTTAGGATCATTTAAAAGTGCTTGTGCTATACCAACTCTTCTTTTCATTCCGCCTGAAAATTTTGAAATAGCTTTATTTCTAACCTCATAAAGTCCTACTAAATTTAAAAGTTTGTCCGTTTTTATTTTAGCTTCATCTTTTCTCAATCCTTTAAGCGCTCCAATATATAATAAAAAGTCCTTCGCACTAAAGTTTTTATATGCATCAAAATCTTGTGGTAAATATCCAACTACCTCTCTATATTTATCATCTAAAGAATTTATATCTTTTCCGTTATAAAGTATTTTTCCACTAGTTGGACATTTAAGTGTAGCTATTTGTTTCATTAAAGTCGTTTTTCCCGCTCCATTTGGTCCAAGTAAACCATAAACTCCACTTTCTAGTGTTAAGTTTATATTTTCATTTGCATTTTTGTGTTTATATGATTTAGTTAAATTTACAATTTCTAATTTATTCATAATTACCTCCATATACTTAATTCGTTGTTATGTTTATATTATATGGAGGTAATCTTAATCCATTATAAACTCAATCTTAAATAATCCTTAAATAAATTAAAATAAAAAGTGAGGTTTAAAATTTTAAACCTCACTTTTTATTTTAATTTATTAATTTTTTTCTTATTACATGCTCTATTGAAGTTTTTTCTATATTGTGACTATCCGCTAAATAACTAGTTTCTATTATTGCATTACTATCTATTTCTAAAATATTTTTCTTTAATGTAGGATATGTGAATTTATCAGTTATACATAATATAACTTTAGATTTTTTACCTAAATATCCACCATAACCTTCTAAATAAGTTATTGAAATTCCAAGATTATTTATAATATGTTCTCCTATCTCCTTACTTTTGTTAGAAATTACAATTATAGACCTTCCTTGGTTAAAACCATCTAGTATAAGATCTACAAGTTTAGTCATTATATATATAATAGTCAATGAAAACATAGCACTTTCTATGCTAAATACTATTGCAGTTATAACTAAAACTATAATATTTATACTCATTAAAAATGTAGATACAGGTACCTTAAACTTTTGATTTGCCCAAATTGCTAACATTTCACTTCCATCTATTGCGCCTCCAAATTTAATAACTATTCCTGCTCCAAGACCAAGTGCTACTCCTCCATAAATAACTATAAGAAATTCTGATGTTGTTACAGGTGGTACAGGAGTTAATAAATATAAGAATATAGAAGAACATAGATTTGCCCATAATGTCTTAAATAAAAACATTTTATCAAATGATTTTGATGTAAATAGTAAAATAGGTATGTTAAATATAAGTAACAATATAAACATAGGTATATCTGTTAAGGAATGTATTATTACCGATAAAGCCGTTGTCCCACTGTCAACCATTCCATTTGGAGATAAAATTAATTCAAGTCCCATAGCTACAATTAAAGCTCCTATAGCTATCATTATTAGTTCATAAGTTATCCTCAGTTGTTTTCTTATCATATTAGTCACCTCTTACTTTTTATGATTTATATTTACTCTAAATACATGATACCTCAAATTAACAAAATATTCAAGAATTTTCTGATAATTGATTTTAAATATATATTAAGTTTCATACTTTCAACTTAATATATATTTATTTAAACTTACTTAATTATATCAAATGCAGTTCCATCTATATTTTTCATATCTATATTAAAAATTTTCATTATTGTAGGAGCTTCATCAACTAAATTACCTTTATTTAATATTACATTTTCTTTTATACTTGGTCCTTTAGCTATAAAAGGAGGTTTATCTCCTTTATGAGGAAGATGTCCATGTGTTGCTAAACAGTATTTATAATTGCTATTATCCACAGACTTACTTATATCACCACATACATCATTATTAAAAGCTATACCAGGCTTTCCTTCTAACACAAACTCTGCATCACAGTCTAATTTATATTGTTTTTTTAATTCATTTTTGTTAAATATTTTTTCTATCCCAAATTCTTCATACTCCATCATCTCTTTTAGTATGTCTTCTAAGTAACTTATGCACCCTTTATCTTTTACAATTATATGAGTAGAAATCCCGGCAGATTTACATATCGCTTTATAATCTATAATCTTTCCATTTTCATCTACATCTATTAATCCTTTTTCTTTTAATATTATGTTTGGACTTATAAGTTTATTTACTTCTAATTGTCCATGATCTCCAAGTATTATAAAATTAGTATCTTCGTACACCTTAACTTCTTTTAAGGCTTTTATTATTCGTCCTATCCACTCATCATATTTTGGAAAACAATTTATAACTTCTTTTTCATAAAGCCCATGCTGATGTCTTGTATGGTCTAAGTAGGCTAAATGAATTAACATTAACTCTGGTTTATATTCTTTTATTATATCTTCTGCACAACTAACCCCAAATTCATCTAAAAATGGTTCCCTATTCCAATTTATTATATGTGAATACTTAGGATATACAGTCTTCATAAGATGTTTGCTACAACTGTTGTCGTATACTTTAAAATGATCTTCATTTTCATCTTTAGTCCATATTTCAGCTATATTGTGATCTGATTTGCAACCTCCAGTAACTGGCCATAATATAGTTGATGTAGTTATATTATTTTTTTTAGCTAAATCTATAATAGTATCACATTTTATATCTTTACTATACCAATACCACTCTGGCATTTTTTCATTTAATTCTAATTTCTCATTATGCCCTATACCATGTTTATCTGGGTATACTCCACTTACTATAGTAGTGTGACATGGATAAGTTAGTGTTGGATATATACAGTTTATATTTTTTACTATAGATGCATTTTTTAATATTTTTTTAAAATTAGGTAATTCTTCTAAAAACTTTATGTCGCTAGTAAATAAAGAGTCAATTGATATTACTACTGCTCTACTCATTTTTTATTCTCCTAAATTTATAATTTTATATAACCATGATATTATTTTGTTATTTTATGGTTATATAAAATTATAACATAAATTTTGAATGTTTTTTCAACAGGGCGGTATATCTATTAATTTAACTTTATATCATATATTTTTTCAAAGTAACTTGTAATACAATATAGTAAATGCTATACTATATTCATTCTATATTGTATAGCAAGATAGCTTAATTATTTAGGAGGTCATTATGAATTCAACTCAAATGTTAAAAGGTATACTTCAGGGCTGCCTTCTTGCTATAATTTCAGAAGAAGAAATTTATGGTTATGAGATGGTAAAAAAGCTAAAAAAATATGGATTTGATATGGTTAGTGAAGGCAGTATATATCCTTTACTTATTAGAATGAAAAAAGAAGATTTAGTAACTACCATAACAAAAGCTTCTGCTAGTGGCCCTAAAAGAAAATATTATTTAATAACAGATAAGGGGCGTGAACAACTTTTATCGTTTATAAAAGATTGGGAGAATCTTTCATTATGTGTAGAGAATCTTTTAAAGAATAACAGAAATTTACAAGGGAGATGATTTATATGAGTCTATCAAAAGAAGGAGAAAAATTTATATTAGATCTTAATGCTTATTTAGTAGCCTCAGGCAAAAACGAAGAAGAAATTAAAGAATTTATAGAACAAGCAGAAGATCATCTAGAATTGGGAGAAAAAGAAGGAAAAACTGTAGAAGATATATTCGGATGTTCCCCTATGGAATATGCAAAATCAATTGAAAAAGAACTTTCCTTTGATAAAAAAAGTATTCTTTCAATAGGATTACTTGTTTTATTTTTTATTTTTACATGGACTTTTTTAAATAATCTGTCTGAAACAGTACCGTCTTATTCATTATTGGAAGCGGTTGGAATTCCAATTATATTCCTTTTATCTATATCATTAGTAATATATTCATTTAGAAAGTTTGCTTTCGATGATCAAAAACTTAAAGTAATTAGTTTATCAGTGTTCGTTTTTCAGGTTTTAGCATTTATCGTTATTGGTTTAATTTCAAAAGATATGCCAAAAGTAATTATACTTACAGATAGTTTAATAAAAATTTTAGTACTTTTACTTTTATTTATATCTATTTTAGTTGGAATTAAATCTAAATCATTAATTTATACTCTATTACCATTTATAATGAATTTAACTGGTATTTTAAATCATACAACAAGTCTAAACTTAAATAATGAAAGCTCCTTAGCATTTACTATACTTGGAATTTTAATATTTATAGTTGATACTAAATTTAGAACAAAAGAAATTAATAAATAAAAGAGAGGATTCATCCTCTCTTTTATTTATTAACTTCTCGAATTCTCAAGCATGTTATTTGTAGTATGTAAAAATTTTTTAACCTTTATTTTTTATGTTAATAATCTTATACTTAATAAAGTTTTATTTAATACATTTTTATTTAAACCTTTTAACCTTAGTATATATCTATTTTTTATAATAATATAAATATTCTTTTCTTCAAATTTCCTATTTAATTCATCTCTAATTTAATACTTTCTTAAACATGTTAAATTAAAATTTAACATGTTCTTAACAAAAGATGTCGAATTTTCTGTTAATATGTTAGCGTACATAAAAAAAGTAAGAATTGCGAAAATAAGAAAATAAACTTTTTTTGAGGAGGCGACAATTTTGTCTATATTTATAAGTCTTATTGGAGGCCTAGGATTATTCCTTTATGGAATGAACTTAATGGGTGAAGGTCTTCAAAAGTCAACAGGACCTAAACTAGAAAAGGCAATAGAACTTTTAACTAGTAATGTAGTTATGGGTGTTTTAGTAGGAGCTGTTGTTACAGGAATCATTCAAAGTAGTGGTGCAACTACAGTAATGGTAGTTGGATTTGTTAATGCAGGTATAATGACATTATATCAAGCAATTGGAGTTATAATGGGTGCAAACATAGGTACAACTGTAACAGCTCAGTTAGTATCTTTTGATGCTAGCATTTTCTCATCAATAGCACTTGGAATAGGAATAGTATTATATATGATTGGTTGTAAATCTAAACCAAATCTTAAAAATATATCAGAAATACTTATAGGTTTTGGTATCCTATTTATAGGTATGGAATTTATGAAAGATGCAGTTGCTCCTTTATCTCAGTATGAAGGCTTTAGAAGTTTATTAGCAAGCCTTGCAAATCATCCTTTATTAGCATTACTTGCTGGTTTTGCAATGACAACTTGTTTGCAAAGTTCAAGTGCATCTATGGGTATACTAATAGCTTTATCATCTCAAGGTTTAATGCCATTAGCTGGAGCATTACCAATATTATATGGTGATAATATTGGTAGTTGTACAACTTCACTTATATCAAGTGTCGGAGCAAATAAAAACGCTAAAAGAGCAGCATTAATGCATTTATGTTTTAATGTTATAGGAACTATGTTATTTATGATAGTACTTAATAAGCCTATTTCTATGATAGTTACTTATTTAGATCCAACAGATACAGCTAGACAAATAGCAAACTCTCACACATTATTTAATATAATTAATGTTATTTTATTACTACCATTCTCTAAATATATCGTTAAGTTAGTTATGCTACTTATACCCGATAAAAAAGATGAAGAGGATGAATATGATAGTCGTATTACAAAATACTTAGATGAAAGAATGTTAGAAACTCCATCTATCGCTTTTGGTAATACAATAAGAGAAACACTTAGAATGGGTAATAAAGCTAAAAAAAGTTTTACTTGTTCTATGAATGCGTTACTTGAAAGATCAGAAGATGATGCAAAAACAACTTTTGAAAAAGAAAAGATTTTAAATGAGCAACAAAGAAAAGTATTAGATTATTTAATTAAATTATCAAATAGAACTTTAGATGATAAAATGAGATTTTCACTTGACTTATTGTTCCATACTGTAAATGATATAGAAAGAGTTGGAGACTTGTCAGAAAATATAGCTGAGTTAGCTGAAGTAGCTATACAAAATAAAACAAAAATTTCAGATAGTGCTAAATCTGAATTAATAGATATATATAGTAAAGTTTTAGATGCTTATGAGCTTTCATTAGACGCAATGAAACAAAATAATAGTACTCTAGCAAATGATGTATTAAAAATAGAAGACGAAGTTGATGCTTTAGATAAATTATATAGAGCTAAACATATGAATAGATTAAATTCTCATTCTTGTAGTATTGATTCCGGTATTATGTATTTAGATTTATTAACTAATTTAGAAAGAATATCTGATCACTCTGCAAGTATAGCAAAAAGAGTTATAAAAATTAATCAAACAGCATAAAAATTAAGCCATACAAATTAAATTTGTATGGCTTTTTTACTTTCAACTTTATTAAAATAATAGTATAAAATTTAATAAAGTCTTATACTATAATCACTATTCTACATATTATATATTAAGTTTAAATATATGGGTGGTGTTTAAAGTGAAAGTATCAAAACTTTTAGAAGTTAAATATATTGATATTGATGGGGATTCTGAAATTGAAAAAATAAGTTTAATAGGCCATATTTCTGATGGAAATAGTTCTTATATACAAAGTCTTGAACTGGTAATAGAAAAATATAATACTATTAATAAAGTTTTTAAAATACCTTTTAAAGGTTATTCGCCTAAATTATTTATTTGCAATCTATTTAAAAGCTATAAAAATCAAATTTTAATAATCGGCCAATATAATAATATTAAAGAATTTGGAATACTAAGAATATATAACTACAATAATGATAATTTAGACTTATTAGTTGATGATGAGACTTTAGCTATTCAAATAAATTGTTATGCTACTTTAGAAGAATCAAATAAGATTTTAGTTTCATGTTTAGAGTCTAACAAAAGATTTATAGTTGATATTAATGAAAAAAAACATGATAAATTCACTCCTATTGTATCTGATATAAGTGTTATTCATCCAATAATTAATCCTTTTGAAAGTTTTTATAGTCTACAAATTCATCAAAATGTCTTATATGCTTCTAATTTAGATACAATTGCTACACTTGAAACTATAGTTTCTGTTGATGAAAAAGGAAGATCAACTATTAAAAATCAAAGTCTATTACAATATGGAAATTTCATAAATAAAAAGTAGGGATTTATATCCCTACTTTCCTACATGATAACTTTATCTATTGCTTCTTTAATATTTACAGATTTATGATCATCGACCTTGACAACTTCTCCCTCCCAAGTCCTTATCATTATATAATCGCTTCCTTTAGATATTAAATATTGAGGCAATAATGGAGTTTTTCCTTTTCC is a window from the Paraclostridium sordellii genome containing:
- a CDS encoding ABC transporter ATP-binding protein, giving the protein MNKLEIVNLTKSYKHKNANENINLTLESGVYGLLGPNGAGKTTLMKQIATLKCPTSGKILYNGKDINSLDDKYREVVGYLPQDFDAYKNFSAKDFLLYIGALKGLRKDEAKIKTDKLLNLVGLYEVRNKAISKFSGGMKRRVGIAQALLNDPKVLILDEPTAGLDPQERARFRNLLSQIGKETIVILSTHIISDIESVAKETIMIKDGKVLLQGTHKEILDDMRGKVYSITVESEDEVYKIQNKYKVVNIQRGISDIELRVISEIEITDFKAKSIEPRFEDVYMFYFDLEDAREV
- a CDS encoding YitT family protein — translated: MIRKQLRITYELIMIAIGALIVAMGLELILSPNGMVDSGTTALSVIIHSLTDIPMFILLLIFNIPILLFTSKSFDKMFLFKTLWANLCSSIFLYLLTPVPPVTTSEFLIVIYGGVALGLGAGIVIKFGGAIDGSEMLAIWANQKFKVPVSTFLMSINIIVLVITAIVFSIESAMFSLTIIYIMTKLVDLILDGFNQGRSIIVISNKSKEIGEHIINNLGISITYLEGYGGYLGKKSKVILCITDKFTYPTLKKNILEIDSNAIIETSYLADSHNIEKTSIEHVIRKKLIN
- a CDS encoding alkaline phosphatase family protein is translated as MSRAVVISIDSLFTSDIKFLEELPNFKKILKNASIVKNINCIYPTLTYPCHTTIVSGVYPDKHGIGHNEKLELNEKMPEWYWYSKDIKCDTIIDLAKKNNITTSTILWPVTGGCKSDHNIAEIWTKDENEDHFKVYDNSCSKHLMKTVYPKYSHIINWNREPFLDEFGVSCAEDIIKEYKPELMLIHLAYLDHTRHQHGLYEKEVINCFPKYDEWIGRIIKALKEVKVYEDTNFIILGDHGQLEVNKLISPNIILKEKGLIDVDENGKIIDYKAICKSAGISTHIIVKDKGCISYLEDILKEMMEYEEFGIEKIFNKNELKKQYKLDCDAEFVLEGKPGIAFNNDVCGDISKSVDNSNYKYCLATHGHLPHKGDKPPFIAKGPSIKENVILNKGNLVDEAPTIMKIFNIDMKNIDGTAFDIIK
- a CDS encoding PadR family transcriptional regulator, coding for MNSTQMLKGILQGCLLAIISEEEIYGYEMVKKLKKYGFDMVSEGSIYPLLIRMKKEDLVTTITKASASGPKRKYYLITDKGREQLLSFIKDWENLSLCVENLLKNNRNLQGR
- a CDS encoding DUF1129 family protein, translating into MSLSKEGEKFILDLNAYLVASGKNEEEIKEFIEQAEDHLELGEKEGKTVEDIFGCSPMEYAKSIEKELSFDKKSILSIGLLVLFFIFTWTFLNNLSETVPSYSLLEAVGIPIIFLLSISLVIYSFRKFAFDDQKLKVISLSVFVFQVLAFIVIGLISKDMPKVIILTDSLIKILVLLLLFISILVGIKSKSLIYTLLPFIMNLTGILNHTTSLNLNNESSLAFTILGILIFIVDTKFRTKEINK
- a CDS encoding Na/Pi cotransporter family protein → MSIFISLIGGLGLFLYGMNLMGEGLQKSTGPKLEKAIELLTSNVVMGVLVGAVVTGIIQSSGATTVMVVGFVNAGIMTLYQAIGVIMGANIGTTVTAQLVSFDASIFSSIALGIGIVLYMIGCKSKPNLKNISEILIGFGILFIGMEFMKDAVAPLSQYEGFRSLLASLANHPLLALLAGFAMTTCLQSSSASMGILIALSSQGLMPLAGALPILYGDNIGSCTTSLISSVGANKNAKRAALMHLCFNVIGTMLFMIVLNKPISMIVTYLDPTDTARQIANSHTLFNIINVILLLPFSKYIVKLVMLLIPDKKDEEDEYDSRITKYLDERMLETPSIAFGNTIRETLRMGNKAKKSFTCSMNALLERSEDDAKTTFEKEKILNEQQRKVLDYLIKLSNRTLDDKMRFSLDLLFHTVNDIERVGDLSENIAELAEVAIQNKTKISDSAKSELIDIYSKVLDAYELSLDAMKQNNSTLANDVLKIEDEVDALDKLYRAKHMNRLNSHSCSIDSGIMYLDLLTNLERISDHSASIAKRVIKINQTA